In a single window of the uncultured Dysgonomonas sp. genome:
- a CDS encoding ATP-binding protein translates to MEDKFSALEKFNFWNGNVPELGFARKDYTDRIFDYTGNKLVKVLVGQRRAGKSYILRQIADRLIKSGVDSRNIFYINKEFIDFDFINDYRELESVLKLYKEKLRPEEKVWLFIDEIQNIDGWEHFVNSYSQNFTDVHEIFISGSNSKMLSGELATLLSGRYVNFEIFPFSYNEYIGITNKEQVKQSYIEYMESGALPELFVLPNDETKRNYISAIKDTVLLRDIIQRHSIKDPKLLEDIFIYLVNNASNLVSITNIVNYMKSSGRKTTYDTVSNYIGYIEDTFLVHRAERYDIRGKETISGNNKYYINDLSFKNYLYPGFGYGIGYKLENLVYLELRRAGYEIYVGAMRDKEIDFVAKKSDRVIYLQSTYLLVDEQTIRREYSPLETIPDNYEKVVVSLDDISLPSNNGIRHIQAWKLREFL, encoded by the coding sequence ATGGAGGATAAATTTTCAGCGTTAGAGAAATTTAATTTTTGGAATGGTAATGTACCTGAACTAGGATTTGCCAGAAAGGATTATACAGACAGGATATTTGATTATACTGGTAATAAGCTCGTGAAAGTACTGGTCGGCCAACGTCGTGCCGGAAAAAGCTACATTCTTCGCCAAATAGCAGACAGACTAATAAAGAGTGGAGTAGATTCCCGGAATATATTTTATATAAATAAAGAATTTATCGATTTTGATTTTATTAATGATTATAGAGAGTTGGAGTCTGTATTGAAATTATATAAGGAGAAGCTTCGTCCGGAAGAGAAGGTATGGCTATTCATTGATGAGATACAAAATATTGACGGTTGGGAACATTTTGTTAATTCTTATTCTCAGAATTTTACGGATGTTCACGAGATATTTATAAGTGGTTCCAATTCAAAAATGTTATCCGGAGAACTGGCTACACTTCTCTCAGGGCGCTATGTCAATTTTGAGATATTCCCGTTCAGTTACAATGAATACATAGGGATAACAAATAAAGAGCAGGTTAAGCAGAGCTATATAGAATATATGGAAAGCGGAGCATTACCCGAATTATTTGTTTTGCCCAATGATGAAACCAAACGTAATTATATCTCAGCCATAAAAGACACTGTCTTACTACGTGATATCATCCAACGCCATAGTATCAAAGATCCCAAATTACTGGAAGATATTTTTATCTATTTGGTAAATAATGCATCGAACTTGGTTTCAATAACTAACATCGTTAATTACATGAAAAGTAGCGGACGTAAAACCACCTATGATACAGTATCCAATTATATCGGCTATATCGAGGATACTTTTCTAGTACACCGTGCCGAGCGTTATGATATCCGGGGAAAAGAAACAATCTCAGGCAACAATAAGTATTATATAAATGACCTGTCCTTTAAAAACTACCTGTATCCCGGATTTGGCTACGGAATAGGCTATAAGTTAGAAAACCTTGTATACCTGGAACTCCGCCGTGCAGGATATGAGATATATGTGGGAGCTATGCGAGATAAAGAAATCGATTTTGTTGCAAAAAAATCCGATAGGGTTATATACTTGCAAAGCACCTATCTATTAGTCGATGAACAAACAATCCGCCGTGAATATTCACCTTTGGAAACCATACCTGATAATTATGAAAAGGTCGTTGTTTCGCTTGATGACATATCCTTGCCTTCCAATAATGGGATACGACATATTCAGGCATGGAAACTCAGAGAATTTTTATAA
- a CDS encoding DUF1566 domain-containing protein: MKRILIMALFIGLLVPAGLKAQKVYRDASDRLILDLTVAAGMPADAVTNTSKTSVYALFNPSASSTLIPNNDHNGTINADVFQKLEVAPHDMNDAGVIGTTGPFTMNWITAFNGCKNSSYNGGGWRLPTQRELMLIWIFYPAFKSLFVYETMFTADGNYLSSTQGSSDSSSWFIWYINFYDGSAHQVGNTAQGYRARCVRELP; the protein is encoded by the coding sequence ATGAAACGGATTTTGATCATGGCATTATTCATCGGACTGTTGGTTCCGGCGGGGCTTAAGGCGCAAAAGGTATATAGGGATGCAAGCGACCGGCTTATCCTTGACCTGACGGTCGCTGCCGGAATGCCTGCGGATGCGGTAACAAACACATCCAAAACATCGGTTTACGCGTTATTTAATCCCAGCGCTTCTTCGACTTTGATACCAAATAATGACCATAACGGCACTATAAACGCGGATGTATTCCAGAAGTTGGAAGTAGCTCCGCATGACATGAACGATGCCGGAGTAATAGGTACGACAGGGCCATTTACGATGAACTGGATAACGGCATTCAACGGGTGTAAGAATTCTTCTTACAACGGCGGCGGCTGGCGGTTACCGACACAGCGGGAACTGATGCTTATTTGGATTTTCTATCCTGCGTTTAAAAGCCTCTTTGTCTACGAAACGATGTTCACAGCTGATGGCAACTATTTGAGTTCTACGCAGGGCAGCAGTGACAGTAGCAGCTGGTTCATATGGTACATCAACTTCTATGATGGGAGCGCACATCAAGTCGGTAATACGGCTCAGGGGTACCGTGCACGTTGTGTCAGGGAATTACCATAA
- the istA gene encoding IS21 family transposase, whose translation MLKLRQVIRLYNQGKGTKAIAGMLFISRNTIKKYLHIFLSSGLSYEAFSGMSDLELSQKFLVAAHPEKSQRQVDLEALLPGICRELKRKGVTKEMLYRQYIEKYPEGYGISRFCGFIRLYLAQHRPVMHIEHKAGDKMYIDFTGQKLHLDNGDGTKTETEVFVAILGCSQLTYVEAVASQKKEDLIRACENALIYFEGAPLVVVPDNLRAAVTKGSKYEAVLNESFACFAEHYSMTVLPARAYKPRDKSLVEGAVKLVYKTIFTKLDKRIFYDLSSLNAAIRVALEIHNNTPMYKREYSRRQQFEEIERDVLQDLNPIRYELKEQAQLTVWKNGYIRLGVDTHYYSVPYKYIGKTVKVLYTSQSVEVYYRHELIAQHVRNRRKYQYTTNTEHLASQHQFLTEWSAEKFISQAMDIHEDVAEYIAKVLEEKTYPEQAYKSCSGILSFSRRVGNERLIDACRCAQAFGQYGYRVIEEILNKRLDKLKLEDEAARIPNHKNIRGKDYYQ comes from the coding sequence ATGTTAAAACTACGACAAGTAATCCGTCTTTATAATCAGGGCAAAGGCACCAAAGCCATTGCCGGAATGTTGTTTATCTCACGCAATACCATTAAGAAGTACCTGCACATATTCCTTAGTTCAGGTCTTAGTTACGAAGCCTTTTCAGGGATGAGCGATCTGGAGTTATCCCAGAAGTTTCTGGTTGCCGCCCATCCTGAGAAGAGCCAGCGTCAAGTAGATCTGGAGGCTCTGCTTCCGGGTATATGCAGGGAACTCAAGCGTAAGGGCGTTACTAAAGAGATGCTCTACAGGCAGTATATAGAGAAGTACCCTGAAGGTTACGGCATCTCCCGCTTTTGCGGTTTTATCCGGTTGTATTTAGCCCAGCATCGTCCTGTTATGCACATCGAACATAAAGCCGGCGACAAGATGTATATCGACTTTACAGGTCAAAAGCTACATCTGGATAATGGAGACGGGACCAAGACAGAGACGGAAGTCTTTGTTGCTATTCTGGGATGTAGCCAACTCACTTATGTGGAAGCAGTAGCCAGCCAGAAGAAAGAAGACCTGATACGGGCCTGTGAGAACGCTCTGATCTATTTTGAGGGCGCACCTTTGGTGGTTGTACCCGATAACTTGAGAGCAGCCGTAACCAAGGGCAGTAAATACGAAGCGGTGTTGAACGAGTCCTTCGCCTGCTTTGCGGAGCATTACTCGATGACAGTCCTTCCGGCAAGGGCTTACAAACCACGGGACAAGTCCCTGGTGGAAGGTGCGGTAAAACTGGTATATAAAACAATCTTTACCAAGCTGGACAAGCGTATCTTCTATGACCTGTCTTCATTGAACGCTGCTATCCGGGTCGCCCTGGAGATACACAACAACACACCTATGTATAAACGGGAGTACAGCCGCAGACAACAGTTCGAAGAGATTGAGCGTGATGTGTTGCAGGACCTGAACCCGATCCGCTATGAGCTGAAAGAACAGGCTCAGCTTACTGTCTGGAAGAACGGATATATACGCTTAGGAGTGGATACCCATTATTACAGCGTCCCCTATAAATATATCGGAAAAACAGTCAAAGTCCTTTATACTTCGCAGTCAGTAGAGGTTTACTACCGGCATGAACTCATTGCCCAACATGTGCGTAACAGACGTAAATACCAATATACGACCAACACGGAACATCTGGCCTCCCAACACCAGTTCCTGACCGAGTGGTCTGCCGAGAAGTTTATATCCCAGGCTATGGATATACATGAGGATGTGGCTGAGTATATAGCCAAAGTGCTGGAGGAAAAAACATACCCTGAGCAGGCCTACAAGTCTTGTTCAGGCATACTAAGTTTCTCCAGGCGGGTGGGTAACGAACGCCTGATAGATGCCTGCCGCTGTGCCCAAGCCTTCGGGCAATACGGATACAGGGTAATAGAAGAGATCCTGAACAAGCGTCTGGATAAGCTAAAACTGGAGGATGAAGCTGCACGCATACCCAATCATAAAAATATCAGGGGCAAAGACTATTATCAGTAA
- a CDS encoding DUF1566 domain-containing protein, whose product MRGQVTVGDGTPPQDFSILEVVSNGTGGFRLPRLTNGQRQTLEESTAFQTEIVGKGKGLTIYNTSVDCVEYWNGIRWISICTGGSSFIGGDCASSNSLAGGETIHCEITDSNCLTDGEYVFTIVSGTDYISLRVIDAGAGEFDLTFEPNDRASDRQAIVMVTSPCGTSEFFVYTQKGDDTGCGTTTVPAIKSLDDITAMCSGGAVYLYLEGYPAAGTYIWTLNGQQVGTGYNYTATQPGKYIVYGDKIGCDNNRSIRVTLDGTGAPSPISIIVRGNNGLVCGAGGTTTLIASSPASGIVRWFKDGVLQPLTSPHNEVEAGVGSWFAVVSDGSCWSTPSETVTVSEALNCALGIQLSGGSVNAAGQTELVFVSAVGIAPASQPLTVSWQPNDADLIVSSMVIGANGFPSGVGEPHGNIVGGNGGTGTVTYTIQPAGFTALEVDESQGGNPFLEKVSKVDFTTTNGISYATASVFLRQINYNLLTDVRGGYILDAQTETLRVRANFGWTITAVADPDNILQDGSSLVGRTGGNNTTTGDAVNFTMVAKDLQAPKIGKTATITFSRRQDGSTWDVVITAEEALYVGYFGGALVATIEGVWQFQYPLYVQSEDESEGSQWKTSNTISPPTSEWNGKRNTYNLNSTAHPAAYLCMQKNGAAISSVYDPNYNWYLPAQQQLMAIWVAHASFESQYQFNSTFLNSIYWSSTTDRTRDINVGVRDINVGVRYVNFENGTSSYDERTNPRRVRCVRELP is encoded by the coding sequence ATGCGGGGGCAGGTAACAGTCGGGGACGGAACCCCTCCGCAGGACTTTTCCATCCTGGAGGTCGTGTCCAACGGTACGGGAGGTTTCCGCCTGCCACGTCTTACAAACGGGCAGCGCCAGACCCTCGAAGAATCCACAGCCTTCCAGACCGAGATTGTTGGCAAGGGCAAGGGGCTGACTATCTACAACACCTCTGTCGACTGTGTGGAATACTGGAACGGTATCAGGTGGATTAGCATCTGTACGGGAGGCTCTTCCTTTATAGGAGGAGACTGCGCCAGCTCCAACTCCCTGGCCGGAGGGGAAACGATCCACTGTGAGATAACTGACTCCAACTGCCTGACAGACGGGGAATATGTCTTTACCATTGTCTCAGGGACTGACTATATCTCCCTGAGGGTTATTGATGCCGGGGCAGGTGAGTTTGACCTGACCTTTGAACCCAATGACCGTGCCAGTGACCGCCAGGCTATTGTAATGGTCACCAGTCCCTGCGGTACCAGTGAATTTTTCGTCTATACCCAAAAGGGCGACGATACAGGTTGCGGAACAACGACCGTACCCGCTATCAAAAGCCTGGATGATATTACAGCGATGTGCTCTGGCGGAGCTGTCTACCTTTATCTGGAGGGATACCCGGCAGCAGGTACTTACATATGGACACTCAATGGGCAACAGGTAGGTACAGGCTACAACTATACGGCTACACAACCGGGAAAATATATTGTATACGGAGATAAAATAGGCTGCGATAACAACCGGTCGATACGCGTGACACTGGACGGTACGGGAGCGCCGTCACCTATATCCATTATCGTGAGGGGTAACAACGGACTTGTCTGTGGAGCAGGTGGTACAACCACCCTGATAGCATCCTCGCCAGCTTCAGGTATCGTGCGTTGGTTTAAGGACGGGGTATTGCAGCCACTTACCTCTCCCCATAACGAGGTAGAGGCTGGTGTGGGCTCATGGTTTGCTGTGGTCAGTGATGGCAGTTGCTGGTCGACACCGTCTGAAACGGTAACAGTATCAGAGGCGCTTAACTGCGCGCTGGGCATCCAGCTATCGGGCGGGAGTGTGAATGCTGCCGGACAGACGGAACTTGTCTTTGTTTCCGCGGTGGGTATTGCCCCTGCCTCGCAACCGCTTACGGTAAGCTGGCAACCGAATGATGCAGACCTTATCGTTAGCAGTATGGTGATTGGCGCAAACGGTTTCCCATCTGGCGTGGGTGAGCCACACGGCAATATTGTGGGTGGGAACGGCGGCACGGGTACGGTAACCTATACGATACAACCCGCAGGGTTCACTGCATTGGAAGTGGATGAGTCGCAGGGTGGCAATCCTTTCCTGGAGAAAGTATCGAAAGTGGACTTTACCACTACTAACGGTATTTCGTATGCAACGGCAAGCGTATTCTTACGGCAGATAAACTATAACCTGCTTACCGATGTAAGAGGCGGTTATATCCTGGACGCACAGACGGAAACCCTGAGAGTACGTGCCAATTTCGGCTGGACGATAACAGCAGTGGCAGACCCTGACAATATCCTGCAAGACGGAAGCAGCCTTGTCGGTAGGACAGGTGGTAACAATACCACAACGGGCGATGCAGTCAATTTTACTATGGTGGCGAAGGATTTGCAAGCTCCCAAAATCGGCAAGACGGCAACGATCACCTTTTCCCGTAGGCAAGACGGCTCGACGTGGGATGTGGTTATTACGGCGGAGGAAGCCCTGTATGTGGGTTACTTTGGCGGCGCACTCGTGGCAACGATCGAAGGAGTTTGGCAGTTTCAATACCCGTTGTATGTGCAGAGCGAGGATGAATCGGAGGGCAGTCAATGGAAAACGTCAAATACTATTTCGCCACCAACAAGCGAATGGAATGGCAAGAGGAATACATATAACTTGAACTCAACGGCTCACCCGGCAGCTTATCTGTGTATGCAAAAGAACGGAGCGGCAATAAGCAGTGTTTACGATCCGAATTATAACTGGTATCTACCTGCCCAGCAACAGCTAATGGCCATTTGGGTAGCCCATGCCAGCTTTGAAAGCCAATATCAATTCAACTCTACATTCTTAAATTCGATCTATTGGAGTTCTACGACGGACAGAACCAGGGACATCAATGTCGGTGTCAGGGACATCAATGTCGGTGTCAGGTACGTCAACTTCGAGAATGGAACCAGTAGCTACGACGAGAGGACTAATCCGCGCCGTGTGCGTTGTGTCAGGGAATTACCATAA
- the istB gene encoding IS21-like element helper ATPase IstB, with protein MNNQTLDKLRQMRLFGMYEAFKTNLEGSIKETLTPDQFIAMLVNSEWDDRKNKSIARLIKLANFRYKASLEQLDYSVERGLDKNEVHRLASLDFIKEHKDLFITGSTGTGKSYLASALGFHACQMGYRVLYASTAKLMGQLKLAKAKGTNLTELKRIERTDLLILDDFGLQPFDSQARVTLLDIIEDRHGKRSTLITSQIPVKEWYDIIGEKTIADAVLDRIVHQSLRVELHGESLRRKKSNQECLYL; from the coding sequence ATGAACAATCAAACATTGGACAAGTTACGCCAGATGCGCTTATTTGGCATGTATGAAGCTTTTAAGACCAACCTGGAAGGCTCCATTAAAGAGACATTAACACCTGATCAGTTTATCGCTATGCTGGTAAACAGTGAATGGGATGACCGTAAGAATAAGTCCATAGCCAGGCTTATTAAACTGGCCAACTTCCGTTACAAGGCATCATTGGAACAACTGGACTACTCTGTAGAAAGGGGGCTGGATAAGAATGAAGTACACAGGCTGGCTTCTTTAGACTTTATCAAGGAACACAAGGATCTGTTTATTACAGGTAGTACGGGGACAGGCAAGAGCTATCTGGCATCTGCATTAGGCTTTCATGCCTGTCAGATGGGATACAGGGTGCTATACGCTTCAACAGCTAAATTGATGGGCCAGCTTAAACTGGCTAAAGCCAAAGGTACCAACCTGACTGAACTCAAGAGGATAGAAAGGACAGACCTGCTTATTTTGGATGATTTTGGATTGCAACCTTTTGACTCACAGGCAAGAGTTACATTGCTGGATATCATAGAAGACAGGCACGGGAAAAGGTCTACGCTGATTACATCCCAGATACCTGTCAAGGAATGGTATGACATTATAGGAGAGAAAACCATTGCGGATGCTGTATTGGACAGGATAGTACATCAATCACTGAGGGTTGAACTACATGGTGAATCACTCAGAAGAAAAAAATCTAATCAGGAATGTTTATATTTGTAA